Part of the Ursus arctos isolate Adak ecotype North America unplaced genomic scaffold, UrsArc2.0 scaffold_1, whole genome shotgun sequence genome, TTTTcctgtaaaatttttaaatattatacataAGACTAGTGTCTTTCTTTCCACATCCCAAATTCCATTTCCCAGTATCCTGCTTTCACCATGGCCCCTCCCTACGTAGTTACTGTTATTCTTTTGGTAGTGTTAGCCTTTCAgaatacacacatatgtgcatacaaacacagagagggaagaaagagatcaaaaaaaggaaaaaaccctacCTTTTTAGCTTAACTCGAATCACATATTTTATACCATTTGGCAACTTCCTTTTCTATTTAACAATATGTATTAGAGATAAACCTATGCCATTTCATAGCCCCAATGCATTCTTTTTTAACTCCATCTTTAAAATCGGTAATATTCATGTAGCCATTCTTCTATTGGTGGATATTGACATTGTGTCAAGTTGTTCGCCAGCAATGCTAAACAATATTACATATTAAACTTGTGTGAGAATTTCTTTAGGATGGATTTTGCAATTAATTGACCTTTCAGGGGAAAGTGATATGCTTCAGAAAGTCAATTGGTCCTAACGAAGAGAAAAGACCATGAAGAGACATGGGAGCCAGTTTCTTTCCTCAGATTGTGTCACTGTAGGCAAGTTACTTTACTTCCCTGGAATTCTGTTTCTCTAATAAGTCAGTGGTTCTTCAACTTTCCCATGCATGAGAACCCCCGAGgccttgttaaaacacagactgctgaGCCCTGCCTGTGGAGTTTTTGATTCGTAGGGGGCTGTGTGtgcaagtttccaggtgatgctaatACTGCTGATCAGGAGACTACTCAGCCTTTGTTCAGCTATGTTGAGGAGAATATCCTGTGAAAGAGATCATAGTTGAAATTCTAAGTGCCCCAAACAGAATACCTAGGGAAATTTGAAGTCTTCCAATTTATCCAGATATGATAATAATAACCCAAGGCTTGCTATAGTAACAGTATAGTGTTGATTATACAGATCAGTTTTAAAATCACAGAAGCAATTCTTTAGGGCAAGAGACAAGTCAACATAGCATCTTTGTTGGAGGTAATCTTAAAGGGCCATCCAGTTCAAGTACCTAGCTAAAACTAGAATTTCTTTGGCAATATTCTTGACCTTGTCTATCCACTTCCCATTGAACAGTTCCAGGGTCTAGGAAATCACTCTCTGACTCCTGAGGCAAcgtattttgtgtttttagatGTCTGATCACAACCTTGTCCTTCCTAACCTTGACCAAGATCATCATCTATGCATCCATTCCAGTTCTACATCCTGGGCTTTAGAGAACAAATCAGCTCCTTTCTCTATTTGATTACAGTCAATTATCATGTTCCTCTAAGTCAGCAGTTCTCATACCAAATGCATCAAAATCAACATAGGAGCCTATTAAAATATAGATTCCTGAACCCTAACTGtagagattctgattctgtgTCTGGAGTATGACCTGGGAATCCACGTCTTTTATGAAATCTCCAAGTAGATCTGATATAGATGATCTGACCTAGCGAAGAGACAAATGGGGTTCAGGACATGCTTCCACAAAATATGACACCTTGGCATATTGAATATTTCAAGCTGAAGGGATTTGTGAAATGACATGAGCAGGAAggattttctgtcctttctttgaaGCAGGTCATGTAACCCTCATGTGAGAGGTGCCCTCCCTTgaccaagaagaaagaaacatcttcatttctgaagaCAATGGATACAGAGAGGGATCCACATGGCCAGGTCTTGCTAAGTTCCCCCATTTTACCACATTTTGCTCCTATCTTTGTCCTATCACCTCATTCTGCGACTCTCCACTCTTCATCAAATTTAGAGTTAAAACACTCAGGTTTAGCCATTTCTTCagttcttcatttccttatgaaggctccTGTGTCATGTCGAACTTCTATTTAATGACTGTGTATGCCTTTTCCTGCTAATTTGTCTTTGGCAGTCTAATTTTTAGACCCAGCCAGAGACTCAAGAGTCTAGGAcaacttctttcctttcttataagACCCAGTTAAGTCTTTTTGTCTAAGCTCAATAACCCCAGCTTCTTCAGCAGTTCCTCATATGACATGGCTTATGTTCCCTCACCGTCCTGGCTGCTAAAGGCTACCTGCCAAAGTACATTACAAAATATACCCATTAACCCCTCTCCCCATCCTGACTTACTATTCTTCATAACACTTATCCCTACCCAAAATGATGCTCTTTGTGTACTTGTTTAACATTTAGCTCCCCgactagaatataagcttcatgagggcaggggaATTGTCCACCTTGCTCACTCGTGACATTCCATTACTTCCATCAGTCCCTGGCACATTAGCTGATCCTAAATCAAGTTTTGTTTAATGAAAAAATGCGAATGAAAAGCCAATTTAATGTAGAGAGTGAAACTATACAGAATGAATGACTCATCCTAAAGGAAAGTATTTGCttaagatttttagaaaaaagaatgaaaatgtttatataatctttaaaaaaaaatctcactattGACTTACAGCTGTGGCAAATCTTTTAGTAGTACAGATGTTTCATAAGCCCTTGAATATAAAACTCGAACTGGAAGGATGAGTCAGTGCAGGGCTCATTCATTATAGGTTGGGATTTCAAAAGCATCTTTAAAAGATGCATATCGTTCCCAAACAATGTAAGAAATGCAGGAGCAGAATGACCACGGTGAGAAGTGCAAATTTTAAATGTCAGGTGTTACAAAAATGTAAGCAGTCTCCAATGCTTATGTAATTTTTATCCAACATAGATAACTCTtagctcatgctctcactctctctctctctctctccctccctcccctctccccttctagGAGTATGGGTAATTGTCAGGAAATAtagagaaattaaatttattgtatatattgtCCATTGTcagtgaaaacaaaaggaaaagttcAACCTCTGCAATAATTAAGGGAATGTGCGTTAAAACCACAATTAAATTAACCACAATTTGATAAACCAAATATCATTTGATACCTATTTGGTAATAATCAGTTAAGTCTGATAATTCCTTGGATTACATGGATAAAGAACAAGACTCTTAGGCTCTACTGGTGAAGTATATATCTGTGTGATCACTTTGGAAACAATTTTACTCTTTTAGTAAAATCTGAAACGAACATATTACACTAACCAAtgtttccacttaattttttaaaaatttttttagatcaactttttttttttttctcaagattttaccCATCCATTCGTCAGagagcgcacgagcagggggagtggcaggcagagggagaagcaggctccctgctaagcaaggagcccaatgcaggactcctgccacccaggcatcccaatattTCCACTTTAGAAGTTATTAAGTAGAGAAGTGGCAGTGTTTCTGAGCCACTAGACCTTTTAGGATTGCTCGGTAGCACTGGGTCTACTTAAGTGTGAAGACTTTCCGCCTCAACCTGACCACGGGTTTGTGCTCCTTTGGGTCAAATGTCTACAGCCTAGAGTTTTgtacttctttatttctcttgttaAAAGATAATTTGCAGAAGGTAACATCATGACTCACATGCAGATATAAAGATGAATGTGTTTAAACAATTTATTCCTATCATATGAGGGAATCAAGCAGGTATTATCATCAGttcaaaggaaaaatcaaaacaacacaaGCTTATGTGAAGTAAAAGAAGGTTGAAGTGAATTGCAAATGGAGACAAAACTGGgttttctgggcgcctgggtgactcagtcattaagtgtctgccttcggctcagggtgtgatcctggagtcctggaatcgagccccacatcgggctcctcctctgggaacctgcttcttcctctcccactctccctgcttgtgttctctctctcgctggctgtctctctttctgtcaaataaataaataaaatctttaaaacaacaaaaaactgggTTTTCCACAGTAAGAAGTCAAAATCATCACTGGACTGGACAGAGTTTCTGTATCTATCAATTACCTATAATTTACAAAGAGTTGCAAACTAGCTCAAAGAAGATGAACAGGGCTAGAATCCAATAACGCAGAAGGGTGTGCTAAAGATGGTGTATGTAGTTTTCTATTGAAGTACCAATATCTTGCTGACACACTAGTCCAAACAGAACATTGTTTGGATCCCCCACACGTGTGTCAAGGAGCACTTGACAGCTGGTATTCAGATGTAGGAGATCAACACTTCTCCCAAGCTAAAAGCCCAATATTCCAGATTGCTATAGATGCAAATTCCAATGAGCTGAAAAGTGCTAGAGTATCAAAGGTCCTTGTTAGAAAGTCAAAGATACTACCAGGTATACAGTAAGAACTAGGAGTAGACGCAGGTTAGATGAATGTAAAGAAGCCTGAACTTGGAGTTAGAAGACATGGGCAAGTCTCAGGCCTCCACTTACTAATCTGTGACCTTGAGACAATTCCTcctctctgactttctcttttctacaaaacaatttttattgaTGCCTCTAAGTTCCCTTCAGGATCTAAATGTTTATTAGAGGAGTAAGCCAGTCCCTTCCACAGATGGCCCTGTGAGAATGCCTAGGCATGGGGAGTTTTGACAGAGGGCAGGGCACATCTGTTTGTGAACATGAGGAAGAACAGCTAGATTGGGGGGTCCTAGATCCCCAGTGTGCAGAGCCAAAGCCCCAGCATCTATGGGAAACTTGCAAAGTTCAGcaacaaaggaagaagaaatgttagagaggaaggaagttaCTAAAGAATAACCTGCACCGTTACAGGAAATGTATCACCAAGGTTGGCTCTGTCTCTACTCAGTGTGGGAACCAGtactgtattagtcagggttctccagagaaatagaatcaatagggtgtgcgtgcatgcatgtgtgtgtgtatgtacactgAGAGAAAGggacttattttaagaaattggctcatgcagttgtgggggctggcaagtccaGAAGGTGCAGAGCAGGCTGGGTAGGCTAGAAATTCCAGCAGGAATTCATGTTGTGGTCTTGGGTCCAAAGGCAGCCTGGGAGGTGGTATCCCTTCCTCCCCAGGGGAGCACAGTCTTTCTTTGTaaggctttcaactgattggatgaggcccacccacattatggaggtaGACTACtcaaatattaacaatattaattttttgacTTACAAACTTAGCCTCTTTCTCTATTTAggttgtctttaatttttcttagccaatattttgtagttttcagtgtacaggtcttgcACATTTATTGTCAGATTTATCCCTATTATTTCACATTtgtaatgctattataaatattattttttaaatttcaatttccaattgtTTGTATAAATACAGTAATtcctgtatattgatttttatctcACAACTTTGCTAAACTGACTTATTAGTTCTGATACTGTTTTTTTTGTAGATACCATTGGATTTTTTACACAGACAATTGTGTCATCTTCAAATTAAGacagttctatttatttttaatacagatgccttttctttctttctctggtccTCTTGTGCTACTAGAATCTCTGGGACAATGTGGAAGttgcaagagtggacatccttgcttttttcctaatttttggaGAATCAGTATTCTGTCattcaccattaaatatgttaGGTTTTTCATAGATTTGTTAATATTAGGTTGAGAAGGTTCTGTATAAATCTGTTGagaaggtttttttccttttgaaaataggGTTAGATGTTtgaatttatcaaatgctttgCCTCATTTATGAAGatcatgctttttcttttagcTTGTTAATATGACATAAAGTTGTTCATTATTATCcctttaaaatttatagaatCTATAGGATATCACAAATTATCTGATATTATATAATttgtatgtttttccttttttttcccccacctgaCCTATGTAGCCAGAAGTTTACCAATTTTAACCTTTTCAAAGAATTGCTTTTAGTTTAATTCATTGCTGGTTTTctgcttcattgatttttttttttttaagattttatttatttatttgacagagatagagacagccagaaagagagggaacacaagctgggggagtgggagaggaagaagcaggctcccattggaggagcctgatgtggggctcgatcccatcacgctgggatcacgccctgagccgaaggcagacgcttaatgactgagccacccaggcgcccctgcttcatTGATTTTTCACTCTGATATTTATTgtgtcttttcttctgcttactttgggtttaatttgctctttttctaactTATGGTGGGGGCTGAGCTCATGTCTCTGAGAACATTTTTTCTATTATAGGTGTTTGAGGTTATAATTTTCTAAGTACTACTTTAGCAGTTTCCCataagttttaatagtttttttttttactttcatttgatCAAGGgtacttcttaatttctcttttaatttcttctttgacctattaGCTGTagctcttttattattttgggaGTTGCCTTATGATTTACaatatacatctttaacttatGCTAATCTACTTTCAAGCAGTATTACATCACTTCACAAATAGTATTAGAATCTTACAGTATTATACTTCAATTTCCTTCCTCCTGACCTTTATACTTTCATTGTTATGTTTATGCTATTTATGTTACGTTGTCACACATTTCACTTATCTATATGTTATAAATGTCGTGATACATTGTTATTAATTGTTTGAACagttaagtatatttttaaaagatttaaataataagaaaaaatttcttCAGTATTTAACAACATAGTTATATTCtggtactctttatttttttatgtagatCTATATTTCTACCTGgtgttattttccttcttcataaaggatttcatttaacatttcttatggggtgcctgggtggctcagttggttaaacagccgactcttggtttcagctccgatcgtgatctcggggtcatgaggttAAGCCCTGTGTGGAGTCCGatgttgggctccacagtcagcagggagtctgcttgagattctctctttctccctctccccctccccttgcacaTGGGCGTTCTCtctctaaagcaaaaataaataaaatcttttttaaaaatttcttataatGCAGATCATCCCCTGATgacttctttcagcttttgtacgtctggaaaaattattttgctttgtttttgaaaaatattttcagtgagtatagaattctctttcttttagttctttaaagattttgctccattgtcttctcaCTTGCATTGTTTCTATTATGGACTCTAATGTCatatttatctttgttcctctgtatgtaacttgtcttttttctttggttgctttgaagattttctctttatgacTGTTCttgagcaatttgattatgatatcCTTTGGTGTAGTTTCctgcaagtttttgtgtgtgtgtgcttggacTTAGATCTGTTAGTTtgtagttttcatcaaatttggaaaatttttagccataatttcttcaaatattttttctgtacccttcttttttctcttcatcagGGACTCTAATTTCATGTATTGAGGCCGCTTGAAGTTGTCCCGCAGTTCACtaatgctctttttatttttttaattaattcattttttgcaTGGCAATCCAAATTTATTGAACTACTGATGCTAAGTTATACAAAATTGCACGATTTTAATTAAGGCTTTTAGTTTACATTTGGCCACCTCAAAGTAGTTGTAACATTAGGTTGGTCAGTTTAAATACTGTGGCTCCCTGTTGGATAGACACACAATCTTTAGCAACAAGGCATTGTTAAGTAAAACAGCAATAGTTACTGCAACTTAGGCCTTGTGACCAATTACACATGATTAAAATTACTTCCCACATTCACATCCACAGTACTCGTCCACCATTTAGCATCTCAACCAAAACGTTACACCTGTGAAACAATCACTAACGGACAAAAATACTAAACCTGTATATTTGGTATCGCAAATACACGTATGCATAAGCAAGCAAGGGATTCACAGTGAGAATCTACAGCTGCAGAAGCCTGAAAATGATTTACAAAAATTGTTAAgtcattaaaaaattgtttgaaagTATACACTTTTTGTAGACCCCCACTGTACACACAACTATAAACATTGTTCCCTAtgtaaacaaaaaaggaaacacataATATAAGATTTAAAAAGTCTGGACATTTCCTGCCCAACATATATTAAAGGCAATGTCTTTAATCTAAGACATATTGAAAGGGCTATCATATTTTAAAGACAAGATCACTATCTcaacaggttgtttttttttttaaattaaaaaagaaactttatagCTGGGTCAATGAAAGCACTTGTACAATACAATGATAATGaccttgaatttcttttaaaaaattacaataagcTACAAGTATCAAAGAAGCGAAGTTATCTGGAGTAGTCTGTATAGGAGCTCTTTGGACTTTATTATGCTAAAATAGTGGTGCTTTTAGGATTTACATTATTGTACTCTCCAATACAAAGAATGTGGCGCATTAAATTATACAGTGCACCCTTTTCATATATGTACAACATTGGTGGATGAAATATGTCTCTTAGCAGTAATACTGAATTGTAGCCTCTGGTTTTACCAGCCGCATACTCTAGGACTATCGCATAAGTAAAAATCTCTCTTGTGATACTGAAAAGTGATTAGAATGTGCAAACTGATGTAGTAGCTTTCATCTGCCTCTTAAAGGGTACCACTACAGAAAGTCCATTTAAGATGTTGGTAGGTTTAACAAAGTCAGAATGCTAGCACTGTTGAATTGGGCAACTGTTCTTCAGATCTGTCTCAGAGCTACAATGCATTTAATATATTAAAGTAGCTGACTTGCTGACTTTTTGAGGGCCTTCCCAGGCACTGGAGTTTTTCTGTTAATTTGCCACACTAGGTCATAAAAGatctcattaatatttatttttgattttgcagAAGATTCTAAGAATGCACAGTTGTTCCATTGTCTTGCTAGATTTTGACCTCGTTCCTTTCCTATAAATCTTTCATCTTCCACGTCACACTTATTACCAGCCAGAATTGCTGCAACATCATCAGTGTCTTTAACGTGAAGAATCTGCTCTCTCAGATCTTGTAAATCATTAAATGTGAACTGTGCTGTGATGGAGTGAACTAATGCAAAGCCTTGTCCGCTTTTCATGTATAAATCTCTCATTGCGGTAAATTGTTCTGTCCTGCATATCCAAGATGTCAAGCAAGCATACACTGCTGTGCATCTCCTTCAACTTGCTTTCTCTAAGAATCTCCTATCGTAGGAtcatatttttcaac contains:
- the LOC123000663 gene encoding ras-related protein Rap-1b-like, whose amino-acid sequence is MAPAALRWGRKQRPGRSTRRGLVILGSGGTGKSALTIQTEQFTAMRDLYMKSGQGFALVHSITAQFTFNDLQDLREQILHVKDTDDVAAILAGNKCDVEDERFIGKERGQNLARQWNNCAFLESSAKSKININEIFYDLVWQINRKTPVPGKALKKSASQLL